One Flavobacterium sp. 90 DNA segment encodes these proteins:
- a CDS encoding tetratricopeptide repeat protein: MQYQKTSDPDKKAHLLLKTGHILEKQNLDSALFYYKKVLPFEKKITDTLLAKVYSSIGNVNLLKGNIDVCLEYQLKALKLFERYPPQQDIVGVYNSIALVYFYQTDFDKALVKYNQLRALLNKNIVKNPKKAHYIQGKLLNNIGIIYDNKHQEDLALEYFGQASTHSKKAKDNENLSSVYSNMGIIYLKSKRYDLAEAIFIEALNLRKKENDIFGLCKSNYHLGRLYKAKNQFDKAQEYLLIGLKYAKQANSSSTRASIMEELSLVMAGKGNYRNAYDYHVAYKTLSDSLFNKENQQKITQAEMQYKFDKENQAAKIALDQKELVYTIIAIVLILVIIIVVIMYRLQETKAKIQQLAKESAQLSNKELSSREDILKRELEFKNKELTTNIMYLLKKNEFNTEISNRLMELKKQMKKTDQDVIQKIILDIKSAQDDDIWKEFEVRFSQVYNDFYERLNIKYPDLTLNEKRICAFLRLNMTTKEICALTRQSYNSLNVARARLRKKLNIQNEEINLVTFLENI, encoded by the coding sequence TTGCAATATCAAAAGACTTCTGATCCAGATAAAAAAGCGCATTTACTTCTTAAAACCGGGCATATATTAGAAAAACAGAACTTGGATTCTGCTCTATTTTATTATAAAAAGGTACTCCCTTTTGAAAAAAAAATAACTGATACCCTTTTAGCCAAAGTATATTCAAGCATAGGAAATGTCAACCTGTTGAAAGGCAATATTGACGTTTGTCTGGAATATCAACTAAAAGCTTTGAAATTATTCGAACGTTATCCACCACAACAAGATATTGTAGGCGTTTACAACAGTATAGCACTTGTATATTTTTATCAAACTGATTTTGATAAAGCGCTTGTAAAATACAATCAGCTTAGAGCTTTGCTCAATAAGAATATTGTAAAAAATCCAAAGAAAGCACATTATATTCAAGGGAAATTACTCAACAATATTGGTATTATTTACGACAATAAACATCAGGAAGACCTTGCTCTTGAATATTTTGGTCAGGCTTCAACGCATAGCAAAAAGGCAAAAGACAACGAAAATCTATCTTCGGTTTATTCGAATATGGGAATTATCTACCTCAAAAGTAAACGCTACGATCTTGCCGAAGCTATTTTTATAGAAGCTCTTAATCTTCGGAAAAAAGAGAACGACATTTTCGGCTTATGTAAATCAAATTATCATTTAGGAAGGCTTTATAAGGCAAAAAATCAATTTGATAAAGCACAGGAATATCTGTTAATAGGTCTTAAATATGCTAAGCAAGCCAACTCCTCGTCTACCAGAGCATCTATTATGGAAGAACTTAGCCTTGTAATGGCAGGAAAAGGAAATTATAGAAATGCTTACGATTATCATGTTGCCTACAAAACTTTGAGTGATAGTCTTTTTAATAAAGAAAACCAACAAAAAATTACTCAGGCCGAAATGCAGTATAAATTTGATAAAGAAAATCAAGCTGCAAAAATAGCCCTAGATCAAAAAGAACTTGTTTACACTATTATCGCAATTGTATTGATTCTCGTAATCATTATTGTGGTTATTATGTATCGTCTTCAGGAAACAAAAGCTAAAATTCAGCAATTGGCAAAAGAAAGTGCACAATTGAGCAATAAAGAACTTTCTTCAAGAGAAGATATTTTGAAAAGGGAATTAGAATTTAAAAATAAAGAGCTTACAACAAATATCATGTATCTCTTGAAAAAGAACGAATTCAATACCGAAATTTCGAATCGCCTGATGGAGCTGAAAAAACAAATGAAGAAAACCGATCAGGATGTTATTCAAAAAATAATTCTGGACATTAAAAGTGCTCAGGACGATGATATCTGGAAAGAATTTGAAGTCAGATTTAGTCAGGTTTATAATGACTTTTATGAGCGTTTAAACATTAAATATCCTGATCTTACGCTCAATGAAAAAAGAATTTGTGCCTTTTTAAGATTAAATATGACAACCAAAGAAATTTGCGCACTTACGCGTCAATCTTATAATAGTCTGAATGTCGCAAGAGCAAGGTTAAGGAAGAAACTTAATATCCAAAATGAGGAAATTAATCTGGTTACTTTTTTAGAAAATATATAA
- a CDS encoding S8 family serine peptidase encodes MTNYYKKGNRLLWFFIFSLWSVFSFGQQATFKQGVKQGSVKIKFSGQTASALKKMNVSTGKKLTTGILAFDQVSSKVGARNMHRLFPENPNPRLEAKLRKHKLDLWYVVDIDANQSAKDAVLKYKGIAEVETAETEKQKVLSDYNFKPIKTSGKKSSSAASYFNDPKLPEQWHYNNTGQTGYPNGSDINLFKAWDVVKGSPQIIVSIHDQGVDIEHQDLKANIWTNEAELNGVAGVDDDKNGYIDDIHGWNFDKNSGAIEGQPHGTHVAGTISAVNNNGIGVSGVAGGSGNNDGTKIMSVQTLGGGSFEESYIYAANNGSVISQNSWGYTEPGAFDESIKEAIDYFIAEAGDFSNSPMKGGIVIFAAGNSNSDGDWYPGHYENTLCVSSIGPNWERASYSNYGTWVDVAAPGGETDLGSKNGVLSTLPKNQYGFYQGTSMACPHVSGIAALALANRKSQLTPEVLRIKLVTGVVDIDSHNPDYVGKLGSGHIDAFLAIQNNAGVAPNVITDLALTGIAQEFANLSWKVPVDIDDEKPVDFRIYYSTSPITKSNLASAKYDIIKNTDASGTTITHSVNGLLGLTKYYFTVISGDRWNNLSELSNIVEGTTNAGPKIAVDDKSKDIVIDVDASTSFKGSHDMTVLNNGEGVLRWEFLARHKETSLAAFSGKKINYPSAKTTKVATAGKVGRKKSKIAVSSKKSGVEPFGFTPQGMSYCDNPTNIIGEDDIKIPNSAATKYVVNEAEGFNLTQIISYLKVNPEFGPAVIEIYKGTSLTKENLIYAQEYTPFSVAEGYVYINLDEQLYFSQGETFWVVLHIPAGNLYPLGLGYENTVEGSDNCFISFDVGQTWGPLSVALASNDFAWFNMAVSQNKYLGEYLTLDPTSGEVNGNTAEKTVLSADASKLINGTYHANAILKSNDATNRELKVPVTVNVSGQQPVLKADEKLDFSSVFQGSSKELEFVVKNTGLGNYNDIAVNISNPNFELIGSYPNQLSADSEATLKVKYTPNATGNDNGFLTFTSSSSSKTLRVILFGVSSEPAKIVVAPMTQLIDNVALGDKVTASVTVKNEGKAALKYFVPKYDQSGTADTWEGGYHKYGYKYRTSYASETSPLTYEYHDISGTGTDITNYFKADANRYFPVEMGFDFPYYAQKMQKLFISYKGFTTFDDTTNPVNEPALDGSPYSPKGYISPLGTYVELSLGGSVHYKVEADRVIVQYSNMTDGSSGVLSAQMVLFADGNIRFYYDNITYTDDVLGYLNILIEDYDQVDGILINNYAKQAKIYSGLALGFDYPGPDMITSISNAGGILLPGESAKMDVVMETAALHEGTINRYLNIVSTDPVNTQVNPLIQVNITSGGKAELSVSETAINFGNVFQGAIASRKFSIKNTGTTPVTLSGFTLDNNKFQVTGETNATIAPGLIKVYDVVLPTDVVADFADVLHITDNKAGNYTIALAGKVLDPPGIKVTNLDLLTETLQHGQTSKYPLLIENTGKADLEVVATGTNWLTMSVPVSGLEAIPNFTYSSEMFNDGTNYQWIDIRKTGTQISVGADLMDVNEYWKTKTLPWAFNYYGKDYTDVYIGATGLLTFDKPEEPASIIGNMPSADLKTVIAPYWVFGSFDTTTYPKDQVGVFYYSDNDKVVISWEYFVNFFGGMGDPTSAQVIFYKNGTMKFQYKVNGSVDRTTNLATIGLQNGDQSDFVILSNHANVNHGDGLAYLISPAKKHTIPAGTTLNAQIDIDARNIYAGEYNSKLKLRTNVPNQESLEKPIKLTVTGAPIIASNLDEINYGEIMVNPEAIYTQEFLVQNTGAEKLQISNVSVESGSSAYTIETYAYFKSWFGGGYWSWTNINDLAGNYTAILPGENSKFRITYAPTAAGSVSDNLVIESNATVAKLLIPIKAEVTLPPTLDVKTTEVNSIVNYVTDTDTQYAVFNNSNGGGTLKYELSIDYLRKAAKGIKSHSEVMAKKAKNAKADSIVKSNPAPKGGATVYADPSFNRVLAYENKTAADSHFGYDGGEPFTTATRFNAGKDGFTLSHFQTFMFGLDKPTGTIEYEIRAGGTSVVDATIIDQGSVDYVYEGGKSGSWVTLPIKEPKGLYPNEDFYVVITYPYELPYVQGSIGGIVDTPGRYTLSDGEKWYDLQAADLYPGNGWLVRAGEENFASNAWVSINGLSNGTITPGEKKDVQLDFTAANGVRGDQHAILNIRTNDPVNSVGKIPVKLHINEAPVFANVPVETIVVNEASEVVVKIGLTDKEANKITVQSANAPSWATFELIEDELSIKLAPGYETAGTYTLNYTAVDELGASKETTFEVKVVKTNRAPEVIQSEELVYSKLNYFDVRQFGDYFTDPDGDKMTFNATVANDKIVTVTVGQELGQFVVETHTAGETTITLTATDAFGLSTKQQIKVTVVDNKAPLALGAQAILFNKLSVQENFSYDTYFKDPDGDQLTFEATIADAKIASIAPSATGFTIESLSNGETELILKATDIYGATAEQRVTVIVNQSEVMELNIFPNPVVNTINIKWTSRWAGDVTVEVVALNGAIVRTFNIDDVQLKTYSQLDFSTLPTGAYFLHVSGKEGTSSVFKFIKSSGE; translated from the coding sequence ATGACAAATTATTACAAAAAAGGAAATCGATTATTATGGTTTTTTATTTTTTCGCTTTGGTCAGTTTTTTCCTTTGGTCAGCAAGCGACTTTTAAGCAAGGTGTCAAACAAGGTTCTGTAAAAATTAAATTTTCAGGACAGACGGCATCAGCTTTAAAGAAAATGAATGTGTCCACGGGGAAAAAGCTAACCACAGGAATTCTGGCTTTTGATCAGGTTTCGAGTAAGGTTGGAGCACGGAATATGCACAGGCTTTTTCCGGAAAATCCTAATCCGAGATTAGAAGCTAAACTGCGAAAACACAAACTTGATTTATGGTATGTTGTTGACATTGACGCGAACCAGAGCGCCAAAGATGCAGTACTTAAATACAAAGGAATTGCTGAGGTAGAAACAGCAGAAACAGAGAAGCAAAAAGTGTTGTCTGATTACAATTTTAAGCCAATTAAAACTAGTGGTAAAAAATCTTCGTCAGCAGCTTCTTATTTTAACGATCCCAAATTGCCTGAACAATGGCATTATAATAATACAGGACAAACCGGATATCCAAACGGTTCTGATATTAATTTATTTAAAGCTTGGGATGTTGTAAAAGGCAGTCCACAAATTATCGTTTCGATTCATGATCAGGGTGTAGATATTGAACATCAGGATTTAAAAGCAAATATTTGGACAAACGAAGCTGAGCTTAACGGAGTTGCCGGAGTTGATGATGACAAAAATGGTTATATAGATGATATTCATGGTTGGAATTTTGACAAAAATAGCGGTGCTATCGAAGGACAACCTCACGGAACTCACGTAGCGGGAACAATATCAGCAGTAAACAACAACGGAATAGGAGTTTCTGGTGTTGCCGGAGGAAGTGGTAATAACGACGGTACTAAAATCATGTCCGTTCAGACTTTAGGTGGCGGAAGTTTTGAAGAAAGCTACATTTATGCGGCAAACAATGGTTCTGTGATTTCTCAAAATAGTTGGGGATATACTGAACCTGGAGCTTTTGATGAATCGATAAAAGAAGCTATAGATTATTTTATTGCCGAAGCGGGAGATTTTTCAAATAGCCCGATGAAAGGCGGAATTGTAATTTTTGCTGCAGGAAACAGTAATTCTGATGGAGATTGGTATCCTGGGCATTATGAAAATACGTTATGTGTAAGTTCAATTGGACCAAACTGGGAGAGAGCCAGTTATTCTAATTATGGAACTTGGGTAGATGTTGCAGCTCCGGGAGGAGAAACAGACTTAGGATCAAAAAATGGAGTTTTAAGTACATTACCAAAGAATCAATACGGTTTTTATCAGGGAACTTCAATGGCTTGTCCGCACGTTTCGGGGATTGCTGCACTTGCTTTGGCAAATAGAAAAAGCCAATTAACACCTGAAGTTTTAAGAATTAAGCTTGTAACAGGAGTTGTAGATATTGATTCTCATAATCCAGATTACGTTGGAAAATTAGGTTCAGGACACATAGATGCTTTTTTAGCGATTCAGAATAATGCGGGTGTTGCACCAAATGTTATTACAGATTTGGCTTTAACAGGAATTGCACAGGAATTTGCTAATTTATCATGGAAAGTTCCCGTAGATATTGATGATGAAAAACCTGTTGATTTTCGTATTTACTATAGTACTTCGCCAATAACAAAGAGTAATCTGGCGTCGGCAAAGTATGATATTATTAAAAATACAGATGCATCAGGAACGACAATTACACATTCTGTAAATGGGCTTTTAGGACTTACTAAATATTATTTTACTGTTATTTCAGGAGACAGATGGAACAATTTATCTGAGTTGTCAAATATTGTTGAGGGCACAACGAATGCAGGTCCAAAAATTGCAGTTGATGATAAAAGTAAAGATATTGTAATTGATGTCGATGCGAGTACGTCTTTTAAGGGATCGCACGATATGACAGTTTTAAATAATGGAGAAGGAGTTTTGAGATGGGAGTTTTTAGCCCGTCATAAAGAAACTTCTCTTGCAGCTTTTTCAGGAAAGAAAATCAACTATCCTTCTGCAAAAACGACAAAAGTGGCGACTGCAGGAAAAGTAGGCAGAAAGAAATCTAAAATAGCTGTTTCATCAAAAAAATCTGGTGTTGAACCATTTGGATTTACTCCACAAGGAATGAGTTATTGTGATAATCCAACAAATATTATTGGAGAAGATGATATCAAGATTCCAAATTCAGCGGCAACAAAATACGTTGTTAATGAAGCAGAAGGTTTCAACTTAACTCAAATTATATCGTATTTAAAAGTAAATCCGGAGTTTGGTCCAGCGGTGATTGAAATTTATAAAGGAACATCACTTACCAAGGAAAATTTAATCTATGCACAGGAATATACTCCTTTTAGTGTTGCCGAAGGTTATGTATATATAAATCTGGATGAACAATTGTATTTTTCTCAAGGAGAAACTTTTTGGGTAGTACTGCACATTCCGGCTGGAAATCTTTATCCTTTAGGACTTGGTTACGAAAATACAGTCGAGGGATCAGACAATTGTTTTATATCTTTTGATGTGGGACAAACCTGGGGACCATTAAGCGTCGCTCTTGCGAGTAATGACTTTGCGTGGTTTAATATGGCAGTTAGTCAAAATAAATATTTAGGAGAATACCTGACTTTAGATCCTACAAGTGGTGAAGTAAACGGAAATACTGCTGAAAAAACAGTTCTTTCAGCCGATGCTTCTAAATTGATCAATGGAACTTATCACGCAAATGCGATTTTAAAATCTAATGATGCTACAAATAGAGAATTAAAAGTTCCGGTTACAGTAAATGTATCAGGTCAGCAACCGGTTCTTAAAGCAGATGAAAAATTAGATTTTTCAAGCGTTTTTCAGGGAAGTTCTAAAGAATTAGAATTTGTAGTGAAAAATACAGGATTAGGGAATTATAATGATATAGCTGTAAATATTTCGAATCCAAATTTTGAACTTATTGGAAGTTATCCAAATCAGCTTTCAGCGGATAGTGAAGCTACACTTAAAGTAAAATACACACCAAACGCGACCGGAAATGATAATGGTTTTCTAACATTTACATCTTCTAGCAGTTCTAAAACGTTAAGAGTTATATTATTTGGAGTAAGTTCTGAACCTGCAAAAATTGTGGTTGCCCCAATGACGCAATTGATTGATAATGTTGCTTTAGGTGATAAAGTTACAGCATCGGTTACGGTTAAAAATGAAGGTAAAGCTGCATTGAAATATTTTGTTCCAAAATACGATCAATCAGGAACTGCTGATACCTGGGAAGGCGGATATCATAAATACGGATATAAATATCGCACAAGTTATGCATCAGAAACTTCTCCGTTAACATACGAATATCACGATATTTCAGGAACGGGAACAGATATTACCAATTATTTTAAAGCAGATGCAAACAGATATTTTCCTGTAGAAATGGGATTTGATTTTCCTTACTATGCTCAGAAAATGCAAAAACTGTTCATTAGTTATAAAGGTTTTACAACATTTGATGATACAACAAATCCGGTAAATGAGCCAGCTTTAGATGGATCACCATATTCTCCAAAAGGATATATTTCTCCTTTAGGAACTTATGTTGAGTTGAGTTTAGGTGGTTCTGTTCATTATAAAGTAGAAGCAGACAGAGTTATCGTGCAATATTCTAATATGACTGATGGATCTTCTGGAGTGCTTAGTGCGCAAATGGTATTATTTGCAGATGGAAACATTCGTTTTTACTATGACAATATTACTTATACGGATGATGTCTTGGGATATCTTAACATTCTTATAGAAGATTATGATCAGGTAGACGGAATTTTAATTAACAATTATGCTAAACAAGCCAAAATTTATTCAGGATTAGCTTTAGGTTTTGATTATCCGGGTCCGGATATGATTACTTCTATTAGTAATGCAGGAGGAATTTTATTGCCGGGCGAATCTGCTAAGATGGATGTTGTTATGGAAACTGCAGCTTTGCATGAAGGTACAATCAACAGATATTTGAATATCGTTTCTACAGATCCGGTAAATACTCAGGTTAATCCATTAATACAAGTTAATATTACAAGTGGTGGAAAAGCTGAACTTTCAGTTTCTGAAACAGCAATTAATTTTGGAAATGTATTTCAAGGCGCTATTGCATCCAGAAAATTCAGTATTAAAAATACAGGAACTACTCCGGTAACATTATCGGGTTTTACTTTAGACAATAATAAATTTCAGGTAACTGGCGAAACAAATGCAACGATAGCACCAGGACTTATTAAAGTTTACGATGTTGTTTTGCCAACTGATGTAGTGGCTGATTTTGCAGATGTATTGCATATTACAGATAATAAAGCAGGGAATTATACGATTGCACTTGCCGGAAAAGTATTAGATCCTCCGGGAATAAAAGTGACTAATTTAGATTTACTGACAGAGACTTTACAACACGGACAAACGTCTAAATATCCTTTATTGATCGAAAATACGGGTAAAGCAGATCTTGAAGTGGTTGCGACAGGTACAAACTGGTTGACGATGTCTGTACCGGTAAGTGGTCTGGAAGCTATTCCAAATTTTACTTATAGTTCAGAAATGTTTAATGACGGAACAAACTATCAATGGATTGATATTCGTAAAACAGGAACTCAAATATCAGTAGGTGCTGATTTAATGGATGTTAATGAATATTGGAAGACAAAAACACTTCCATGGGCGTTTAATTATTACGGTAAAGATTATACAGATGTGTACATTGGTGCAACGGGATTATTGACTTTTGATAAACCAGAAGAGCCTGCGTCAATAATTGGAAATATGCCAAGCGCTGATTTAAAGACGGTTATTGCTCCTTATTGGGTTTTTGGTTCTTTTGATACCACAACTTATCCAAAAGATCAGGTCGGAGTTTTCTATTACAGCGATAATGATAAAGTTGTTATCTCATGGGAATATTTTGTGAATTTCTTTGGCGGAATGGGAGATCCAACTTCTGCTCAGGTTATCTTTTATAAAAATGGAACGATGAAGTTTCAATATAAAGTTAACGGAAGCGTAGACAGAACTACAAATTTGGCTACTATTGGACTTCAGAATGGAGATCAGTCAGACTTTGTTATTTTATCAAACCATGCAAATGTAAATCACGGAGATGGTTTAGCATACTTAATAAGCCCTGCAAAAAAACATACAATTCCTGCAGGAACTACTTTAAATGCTCAGATCGATATTGATGCACGTAATATATATGCAGGAGAATATAATAGTAAACTAAAATTACGCACGAATGTTCCAAATCAGGAATCGCTGGAGAAACCAATTAAACTAACTGTAACTGGTGCGCCAATAATTGCTTCAAATTTAGATGAAATAAATTATGGCGAAATAATGGTGAATCCTGAGGCAATCTATACGCAAGAATTTTTAGTTCAGAATACAGGCGCTGAAAAACTACAAATTTCAAATGTTTCAGTAGAAAGTGGTTCTTCTGCTTATACTATCGAAACGTATGCTTATTTCAAAAGCTGGTTTGGTGGAGGTTATTGGAGTTGGACAAATATTAATGATTTAGCTGGAAATTACACCGCTATATTACCGGGTGAAAATTCTAAATTCAGAATTACTTATGCTCCAACAGCAGCAGGTTCTGTTAGCGATAATTTAGTTATCGAAAGCAATGCTACAGTAGCAAAATTATTGATTCCGATAAAAGCTGAGGTTACATTACCACCAACTTTAGATGTAAAAACTACTGAAGTAAATAGTATTGTAAATTATGTAACAGACACAGATACACAATATGCTGTTTTTAATAATAGCAATGGCGGTGGAACTTTGAAATATGAATTAAGTATTGATTATTTGCGAAAAGCAGCAAAAGGAATTAAGTCTCATTCAGAAGTAATGGCAAAAAAAGCAAAAAACGCTAAAGCCGATTCAATAGTGAAATCAAATCCTGCACCAAAAGGAGGAGCTACTGTTTACGCCGATCCAAGTTTTAACAGAGTATTAGCTTACGAAAATAAAACGGCTGCAGATTCGCACTTTGGTTACGACGGAGGTGAGCCTTTTACAACTGCAACCAGATTTAATGCAGGTAAAGACGGATTTACATTATCACATTTCCAAACCTTTATGTTTGGTCTTGATAAACCAACAGGAACAATTGAGTACGAAATACGTGCCGGAGGAACTTCTGTTGTCGATGCAACAATAATCGATCAGGGTTCTGTTGATTATGTATATGAAGGAGGTAAAAGTGGTTCATGGGTAACATTACCAATTAAAGAACCTAAAGGACTTTATCCTAACGAAGATTTCTATGTTGTAATTACATATCCTTATGAATTGCCTTATGTACAAGGTTCTATAGGAGGAATTGTGGATACTCCGGGTAGATATACATTAAGCGATGGTGAAAAATGGTATGATTTGCAAGCTGCAGATTTATATCCGGGTAATGGTTGGTTGGTTAGAGCAGGGGAAGAAAATTTTGCTTCTAATGCTTGGGTTTCAATCAACGGACTTTCAAACGGAACGATTACTCCAGGTGAGAAAAAAGATGTTCAATTAGACTTTACTGCGGCAAATGGAGTTCGTGGAGATCAACATGCAATTTTAAACATTAGAACAAATGATCCTGTAAATAGTGTAGGCAAGATTCCGGTTAAATTACATATTAATGAAGCTCCGGTTTTTGCTAATGTACCAGTAGAAACTATTGTTGTTAATGAAGCTTCAGAAGTAGTGGTGAAAATCGGCTTGACCGATAAAGAAGCTAATAAAATTACAGTTCAATCTGCTAATGCTCCGTCATGGGCAACATTTGAATTAATTGAAGATGAACTTTCAATAAAACTTGCTCCGGGTTACGAAACTGCAGGAACATATACATTGAATTACACTGCAGTGGATGAACTTGGTGCATCTAAAGAGACAACATTTGAAGTTAAAGTAGTAAAAACAAATCGTGCGCCTGAAGTTATTCAGTCAGAAGAATTAGTTTATTCTAAACTGAACTATTTTGATGTACGTCAGTTCGGAGATTACTTTACAGATCCTGATGGAGATAAAATGACATTTAATGCAACAGTTGCAAATGATAAAATTGTAACCGTAACCGTTGGTCAGGAATTAGGTCAATTTGTAGTTGAAACACATACTGCAGGTGAAACAACAATAACTCTGACAGCGACAGATGCTTTTGGTTTAAGCACTAAGCAACAAATAAAAGTAACGGTTGTAGATAATAAAGCTCCTCTGGCACTTGGCGCACAAGCAATTTTGTTTAATAAATTGTCTGTTCAGGAAAACTTTAGTTATGATACATATTTCAAAGATCCGGATGGTGATCAATTAACTTTTGAAGCTACTATAGCAGATGCAAAAATTGCATCAATAGCGCCATCAGCAACTGGTTTTACAATTGAAAGCCTTTCTAACGGCGAAACCGAATTGATCTTAAAAGCTACTGATATTTACGGCGCAACTGCAGAACAACGTGTAACGGTTATCGTAAACCAATCTGAAGTTATGGAACTTAATATATTCCCTAATCCGGTTGTAAATACAATCAATATCAAATGGACAAGTCGTTGGGCTGGAGATGTTACTGTTGAGGTTGTCGCGCTAAACGGTGCAATTGTACGCACGTTTAATATTGATGATGTACAACTTAAAACTTACAGCCAGCTAGATTTTAGCACTTTGCCTACCGGAGCTTATTTTTTACACGTGAGTGGAAAAGAAGGAACATCTTCAGTATTCAAATTTATCAAAAGTTCAGGGGAGTAA
- the porV gene encoding type IX secretion system outer membrane channel protein PorV, which yields MKKIYFLFSLLFGVGNLLAQAQNRPIVTAVPFLQVSADARASGMGDLGVATSADVYSQQWNAAKYPFAESKLGIGLSYTPYMSSLSNDTGLLNLNFFNKINERSAFAFSLRYFGIGETVFKQNEDDAGQIVKPNEFAFDGSYSLKLSEKFAMSVTGRYIRSNLEIQQANSNGRAASSFAVDIAGYYQTPETAFKNFNGIWRGGFIVSNLGPKLKYNGDSGSESFLPANLKVGGGFDFIFDQDNTLATSIEFNKLLVPSPQNDQTNVQYQDAGFVKGAFNSFTDAPGGFSEELKEVTWAVGFEYLYQKAFALRTGYFHESSEKGDRQFFTLGAGFKYKKAKFDLSYLSSAAKQKTPLDNMLRFSLSFNIGDNAVTIIEEKEKSAN from the coding sequence ATGAAAAAAATATATTTTTTATTTTCATTACTCTTTGGAGTTGGAAATTTACTCGCACAAGCACAAAACAGGCCAATTGTCACCGCAGTTCCTTTTTTGCAAGTTTCGGCAGATGCCAGAGCTTCGGGAATGGGAGATTTGGGAGTTGCGACTTCGGCAGATGTCTATTCGCAACAATGGAATGCGGCAAAATACCCATTTGCAGAAAGTAAACTTGGCATAGGATTGAGTTATACACCATATATGTCTTCATTGTCAAATGATACAGGTTTATTGAATCTGAATTTCTTCAATAAGATAAATGAGAGAAGTGCATTTGCATTCAGTTTAAGATATTTTGGAATTGGAGAAACAGTTTTCAAGCAAAATGAAGATGATGCAGGACAAATCGTGAAACCAAACGAATTTGCATTTGACGGATCTTATTCCTTAAAACTAAGCGAAAAGTTTGCAATGTCAGTTACAGGAAGATACATTCGTTCTAATTTAGAAATTCAGCAAGCAAATTCAAACGGACGCGCAGCGAGTTCATTTGCGGTAGACATTGCCGGATATTATCAAACACCGGAAACGGCATTCAAAAACTTTAATGGTATTTGGCGAGGCGGATTTATTGTTTCAAATCTTGGTCCAAAACTTAAATACAATGGAGATTCAGGATCTGAAAGTTTTCTCCCGGCTAATTTAAAAGTAGGTGGAGGTTTTGACTTTATTTTTGATCAGGATAATACATTAGCAACTTCTATAGAATTTAATAAACTATTGGTTCCATCACCACAAAATGACCAAACCAATGTACAATATCAGGATGCCGGATTTGTAAAAGGAGCATTTAATTCCTTTACAGATGCGCCGGGTGGTTTTAGCGAAGAATTAAAAGAAGTTACCTGGGCCGTTGGATTTGAATATTTATACCAAAAAGCTTTTGCTTTAAGAACCGGATATTTTCATGAAAGCAGCGAAAAAGGAGATCGTCAATTCTTTACCCTTGGAGCTGGATTTAAATACAAGAAAGCCAAATTTGATCTTTCTTATTTAAGTTCTGCCGCAAAACAGAAAACACCATTAGATAATATGTTAAGATTCTCTTTGTCTTTTAATATCGGCGATAATGCTGTAACTATTATTGAAGAAAAAGAAAAATCGGCGAATTAA